From Pedobacter indicus, a single genomic window includes:
- a CDS encoding tetratricopeptide repeat protein, translating to MLQKREMKMNRIHQQKIKEKAYCKMKKAFLLFFVTFMMGQPIVWAQSDEKEGNNAFAMYAKTADFKQLENARKFSDNAYKERRDSSAYKNNLLRALVYSSLAVADSNRSLKYSKDPIDEAKFALSKLNDEQLNYENEAQITYIHRKLGNAHLILGRRALNNNKYEEAYNHLKQVDTLSRGDIQVNRNLAVLASQLEKNDEAIHYYNAYLESKDNASAEDILIMADLYNKTGNQNERLNVLLSGSDSYPDNKDILFQIINIYAGNGSYDAVVPLIEHAIRLEPENVELNYLAGYAYEVTGNRKQAEQYYKTTLDLDDNNYNANFELGLLYLRDFVSDTANMEKKDLAEKHLLKANEIDPNSVNALQSLAVLFDKSGDTIQYERVSNQLNQNTFN from the coding sequence ATGTTGCAGAAACGGGAAATGAAAATGAACCGGATACACCAACAGAAGATTAAAGAAAAAGCATACTGTAAAATGAAAAAAGCTTTCTTATTATTTTTCGTAACGTTCATGATGGGACAGCCTATTGTGTGGGCACAATCGGACGAGAAGGAAGGAAACAACGCCTTTGCTATGTATGCGAAGACAGCAGACTTCAAGCAATTGGAGAATGCCAGAAAGTTCTCCGATAATGCCTACAAGGAACGCCGTGACTCTAGTGCCTATAAGAACAATCTTTTAAGAGCATTGGTATATAGTAGTTTAGCGGTGGCAGACTCAAATCGTAGCTTGAAATATTCAAAGGATCCAATCGACGAAGCAAAGTTTGCTCTGTCGAAGTTGAATGACGAACAGCTTAATTACGAAAATGAGGCGCAAATAACCTATATTCATAGAAAACTGGGGAATGCGCATTTGATTCTCGGACGTCGGGCTTTGAACAATAATAAATATGAAGAAGCCTATAATCATTTGAAACAAGTAGATACCCTTAGCCGGGGAGATATTCAAGTGAATCGTAATCTCGCTGTACTCGCTTCACAGCTCGAAAAAAATGACGAAGCTATTCATTATTACAATGCATATCTAGAGAGTAAAGACAACGCCTCGGCAGAGGATATACTCATTATGGCTGACTTGTATAATAAAACCGGCAACCAAAATGAAAGACTAAATGTTTTGCTCTCGGGTTCCGATTCTTATCCGGATAATAAAGACATTCTTTTTCAGATTATCAATATTTACGCAGGCAATGGTTCCTATGATGCAGTCGTTCCCTTGATAGAACATGCCATTCGTTTAGAGCCTGAAAATGTGGAGTTAAATTATCTTGCAGGTTATGCTTATGAAGTAACTGGTAATCGAAAGCAAGCAGAGCAATATTATAAGACTACTTTAGATCTTGACGATAATAACTATAACGCCAATTTCGAGTTAGGGCTGCTTTACTTGCGAGATTTTGTAAGTGATACGGCAAATATGGAGAAGAAAGATTTGGCCGAAAAACATTTGCTTAAAGCAAACGAAATTGACCCGAACTCTGTTAATGCATTACAGTCTTTGGCTGTGTTGTTTGATAAGTCGGGTGATACTATCCAATATGAACGAGTAAGTAATCAATTAAATCAGAACACATTCAATTAA
- a CDS encoding tetratricopeptide repeat protein, which produces MKIKSLLLIASLFCSVVAFAQKGELNRGKASYSKFNEVKQIGSAELGLKDLEAAKTSLEKAAENDKTNNLSETWTYLALVYSDYVLLDSTGGADEYKQKALAAIEKAKSTEGADEQAENIDVAAKTLAQAELTVGVKAFENQDFAGAYTAFAKGLEYLPGDTLFSYYAGLAAINAQDYPNAIEKYKTLLDHDDFSSLSQVYLDLSRLYLMQEDTTSAIQYAKEGSAKFPENQELATQNIELNLQAGNEAEVIADISSQIEKDPSNAVLHYYHGIALGASGQNDEAEAAYKKSIELDPQSVNAYINLGGLMLNKGIEVFREASKLPANEQQKYNEQAKIGNQLVDEALPFLEKATEIDPTSAVAWQNLRTYYQLKENTEKVNEIQEKMNSLN; this is translated from the coding sequence ATGAAGATTAAATCACTACTATTAATTGCCTCATTGTTTTGCTCAGTTGTTGCTTTTGCGCAAAAGGGTGAACTGAATAGAGGAAAAGCAAGCTACAGCAAGTTTAACGAGGTTAAACAGATTGGTAGCGCTGAATTAGGCTTAAAAGACTTAGAAGCCGCAAAAACCTCATTGGAAAAAGCTGCTGAAAATGATAAGACCAATAATTTATCTGAGACTTGGACATATCTCGCATTGGTTTATTCAGATTATGTATTGCTTGATTCTACAGGAGGAGCTGACGAGTACAAGCAAAAAGCACTCGCAGCGATAGAAAAAGCAAAATCTACAGAAGGTGCTGATGAGCAAGCCGAGAACATCGATGTAGCTGCAAAAACACTTGCACAAGCCGAATTAACTGTCGGTGTTAAAGCCTTCGAAAATCAAGATTTTGCTGGTGCCTATACTGCGTTTGCCAAAGGGTTAGAGTATTTGCCTGGAGATACCTTGTTCTCTTATTATGCAGGTTTAGCTGCAATTAATGCGCAAGACTATCCAAACGCAATAGAGAAATATAAGACTCTTCTGGATCATGATGATTTCTCAAGTCTTTCACAGGTATATTTAGATTTGTCGCGTCTATATTTGATGCAAGAAGACACAACTTCTGCCATTCAATATGCAAAAGAAGGGTCAGCTAAATTCCCGGAGAACCAAGAATTGGCTACGCAAAATATTGAGCTGAATTTGCAAGCAGGCAATGAAGCGGAAGTTATTGCTGATATATCATCACAGATAGAGAAAGATCCATCGAATGCCGTGTTGCATTACTATCATGGTATTGCGTTAGGAGCTAGTGGTCAAAATGATGAAGCTGAAGCCGCATATAAGAAGTCAATCGAGTTAGATCCTCAGTCGGTTAATGCCTATATTAACTTAGGAGGGCTAATGCTGAACAAAGGTATCGAGGTGTTTAGAGAGGCTAGTAAGCTGCCTGCTAATGAGCAACAGAAATATAATGAACAAGCCAAAATTGGTAATCAACTGGTTGACGAGGCATTACCTTTTTTAGAGAAGGCTACTGAAATTGATCCAACGTCGGCCGTTGCTTGGCAGAATCTTAGAACCTATTATCAGTTGAAAGAAAATACTGAAAAGGTTAATGAGATCCAAGAGAAAATGAACTCGCTCAATTAG